Proteins encoded within one genomic window of Aspergillus nidulans FGSC A4 chromosome VII:
- a CDS encoding cytochrome P450 (transcript_id=CADANIAT00008799), with translation MALVTEILDHTEPLSNYGLYILPFFILLYLAQQYFHNGLHRYHGPILAKFTNLWRFLDVRGRRPELTHIALHRKYGDVVRLGPNTLSFASPSAIKVIYGLNKGFTKANKSQSEFYPVQMTVSKGEPLPSLFSTLDESFHANLRRSVNHAFSMSSLVQYEPMVNQTVELFLDQTAALFANSGKTCDFARWLQFFAFDVIGSITYSKRHGFIEKNEDIDGILKSLARIFDYAGPVGQMPWLDKWLWKNPIYDVLQRWGIADNSHPVAIFARQRMNERLMADNGTRTEAEQQQDLLTKFIQAGKDRKDFMTEKRVLTMAVSMAFAGSETTAISLAAVFYYLLKNPEYMARLRGELDNAVAHGIVENRSSGLVTWSESQKLPFLDACIKEAFRIHPAAGLSLERVVPASGIDIAGHFIPGGTIVGCSAWVLHRREEIFGPDVDSFIPDRWLNVSAERLKTMNGTMLQFGAGARTCIGKNISLMEIYKLVPSFLRRFDIQLAHADQEWELWNAWFVRQYNFKTKFTARNFEV, from the exons ATGGCGCTCGTGACAGAAATTCTCGACCACACAGAGCCATTATCCAACTACGGTCTCTACAttcttcctttcttcatTTTACTCTACCTTGCCCAACAATATTTTCACAATGGCCTTCACCGTTATCATGGCCCAATCTTGGCCAAGTTTACGAATCTATGGCGCTTCTTAGACGTGCGCGGTCGACGCCCAGAGCTCACCCATATAGCACTGCACCGAAAATACGGTGATGTTGTCAGGCTCGGTCCAAACACATTGTCCTTTGCGTCTCCGAGTGCTATCAAAGTCATTTACGGGCTGAACAAGGGATTTACCAAG GCTAACAAGTCCCAGTCAGAATTCTACCCCGTCCAGATGACTGTCTCAAAAGGCGAGCCTCTTCCATCCCTTTTCTCGACCTTGGATGAGAGCTTCCACGCCAATCTTCGCCGATCCGTCAACCACGCCTTCTCAATGTCCTCCCTCGTTCAATACGAGCCAATGGTCAACCAAACAGTCGAGCTCTTTTTAGATCAAACAGCAGCTTTATTCGCTAATTCTGGCAAGACATGCGATTTTGCACGCTGGCTCCAGTTTTTTGCGTTCGACGTCATCGGCAGCATTACGTATAGCAAACGGCACGGTTTTAtagagaagaacgaagacaTCGACGGGATTCTGAAATCACTCGCTCGGATCTTTGACTACGCAGGCCCCGTCGGTCAAATGCCCTGGCTTGATAAATGGCTCTGGAAGAATCCGATTTATGATGTTTTGCAGAGATGGGGGATTGCGGATAACTCGCACCCTGTGGCTATATTTGCGCGACAGCGCATGAATGAGCGTTTGATGGCTGATAATGGCACCAGAACAGAGGCCGAGCAACAGCAAGACCTGCTCACGAAATTTATCCAAGCCGGCAAAGACCGCAAAGACTTCATGACGGAGAAACGCGTTCTCACAATGGCCGTCTCTATGGCCTTTGCCGGCTCCGAGACGACAGCTATCAGTCTCGCCGCTGTTTTCTATTACCTGCTCAAGAATCCCGAGTACATGGCGCGTCTCCGAGGCGAACTGGACAACGCCGTGGCTCACGGAATAGTGGAAAACCGGTCCTCAGGTTTAGTTACCTGGTCCGAGTCTCAGAAACTCCCCTTCCTTGACGCCTGCATCAAGGAAGCCTTCCGTATCCATCCAGCTGCAGGTCTCTCCCTCGAACGCGTTGTTCCTGCTTCCGGTATTGATATCGCCGGGCATTTTATCCCTGGAGGTACAATAGTAGGGTGCAGTGCATGGGTGTTACACAGGCGCGAAGAAATCTTCGGACCTGATGTCGATAGCTTCATTCCAGATCGGTGGTTGAACGTGAGCGCGgagaggttgaagacgatgaacGGCACGATGCTGCAGTTTGGGGCTGGGGCGCGGACGTGCATTGGAAAGAATATATCTCTCATGGAAATTTATAAGCTCGTGCCGAGCTTTTTGAGGAGGTTTGAT ATACAACTTGCGCATGCGGATCAAGAGTGGGAGTTGTGGAATGCTTGGTTTGTGAGGCAGTATAACTTTAAGACGAAGTTCACTGCTAGGAATTTTGAAGTATAG
- a CDS encoding Zn(II)2Cys6 transcription factor (transcript_id=CADANIAT00008800) yields the protein MPRRKANDRTGPVKTRSREGCSECRASRVRCDTKKPACTRCQERGLTCSTKVVLKWESEFASRGQAFGRAGVWSKSKAAGNLSTPSPSSSNAFSFREQEWCLIPRVEAWNFINSLTDAFRQPYQVTPTEDDHALVSTRRNRMKSSSSYGLGLSTIQLATPLPSLSVLPQFSGSIRGHLFDYYVQRICPRTIASANTPSPLASIIIPFSTTASETVSNAILALGACALSLDDPKYCALGLRLKSEVLKGLRYRLTAPGSLVSTSDPEILVVMMLLCLYELVDHCDQRWIVHLKGAKELIRFRRQQAASTPRQQEVATFAERFFAFQDIMGRTACGEQPLFGTDHWQHNERKIDPWMGCSPELVSILSDITELSRTRRQLASNSDHAALSTKSAALCRQLEELIQDVEEEDAALQAIAEMKRLAAVLYLHCALNDASPTTPLVVEYVRKILRLVSDMLDAGTYVGLAWPVFVAAVELDPLNDELWKDANGDEVCGRPLILRALAAMSEYNVLSVARTRAVIVKVWQVRDNVLTPSLGDSSDNDWECYVAPFSNAMSLA from the coding sequence ATGCCTCGTAGAAAGGCCAACGACCGCACGGGTCCAGTGAAGACCCGTAGTCGCGAAGGATGCTCCGAGTGTCGCGCAAGTCGTGTGCGTTGTGACACCAAAAAGCCAGCCTGCACCAGATGCCAGGAGCGAGGACTAACCTGTTCGACCAAGGTGGTTCTGAAGTGGGAGTCAGAATTTGCCAGTCGCGGCCAGGCTTTTGGAAGGGCTGGGGTTTGGAGCAAATCCAAAGCTGCCGGAAATCTATCCACACCGTCGCCTTCCAGCTCGAACGCTTTTTCGTTTCGCGAGCAAGAATGGTGTCTAATTCCCCGGGTGGAGGCTTGGAACTTCATAAACAGTTTAACGGATGCTTTTCGGCAGCCGTACCAGGTCACGCCTACAGAGGATGATCATGCTCTTGTTAGTACTCGGAGGAATCGAATGAAATCTTCTTCGTCCTATGGACTCGGATTATCGACGATACAGTTAGCCACACCGCTGCCATCTTTATCAGTCCTCCCGCAGTTCTCTGGATCAATTCGAGGGCACTTGTTCGATTATTATGTCCAACGGATATGCCCTCGGACAATTGCAAGTGCCAACACCCCATCACCACTCGCATCGATAATCATACCATTTAGCACGACAGCATCCGAGACAGTCTCAAATGCGATATTGGCCTTAGGAGCATGCGCCCTCTCGCTAGACGATCCGAAGTACTGTGCTCTGGGACTTCGTCTCAAATCCGAAGTCTTGAAAGGTCTCCGCTATAGGTTGACCGCTCCTGGATCGCTCGTTTCCACCTCGGATCCCGAGATTCTGGTTGTTATGATGCTGCTATGTCTCTATGAACTTGTTGATCATTGCGACCAGCGCTGGATTGTTCACTTAAAGGGCGCAAAGGAGCTCATCCGCTTCAGAAGGCAGCAAGCTGCTTCAACACCACGCCAGCAAGAAGTTGCTACCTTCGCCGAACGGTTTTTTGCCTTTCAGGATATCATGGGCCGTACCGCTTGTGGCGAACAGCCCCTCTTTGGTACCGATCACTGGCAGCACAATGAGCGCAAAATTGATCCTTGGATGGGATGCAGTCCAGAATTGGTTTCAATACTGTCAGACATTACCGAGCTAAGTAGGACAAGGCGACAACTGGCTTCGAATTCAGATCATGCGGCGCTTTCAACAAAGTCGGCAGCTCTATGTCGACAACTTGAAGAATTGATCCAGgacgtggaagaagaggatgcagcCCTTCAAGCCATTGCTGAAATGAAACGGCTTGCTGCTGTACTATATCTGCACTGCGCACTGAATGACGCCTCGCCCACCACGCCGCTCGTGGTTGAGTATGTCCGAAAGATACTGAGGCTTGTCTCGGATATGCTTGATGCGGGAACCTATGTAGGCCTGGCATGGCCTGTTTTCGTTGCTGCCGTTGAACTTGATCCGCTCAACGATGAGCTCTGGAAAGATGCGAACGGGGATGAAGTGTGCGGGCGGCCGTTGATCCTCCGCGCACTGGCTGCCATGTCAGAATACAACGTCCTAAGTGTAGCTCGTACCAGAGCTGTGATTGTGAAGGTATGGCAAGTTCGTGATAATGTGCTGACCCCGTCATTGGGCGATTCCTCGGATAATGATTGGGAGTGCTATGTTGCTCCTTTCAGCAATGCAATGAGCCTAGCATAG